The following proteins are encoded in a genomic region of Sulfurovum indicum:
- a CDS encoding c-type cytochrome, whose amino-acid sequence MKKTTIALLSAAVIFGLNGCGNDTPSSSAPKTYSKTPAEVYAQSCKKCHGEHAEGNPKKKGPALNDRQAGELELDLYDVKNGGTNQSSGTEHDIMEHNMQKLMEKGYDYDPKAMAEYIEKSFYKREVSEAH is encoded by the coding sequence ATGAAAAAAACAACAATAGCACTTTTATCAGCAGCAGTAATTTTCGGATTGAACGGATGTGGTAACGATACACCGAGTTCATCAGCACCTAAAACATACAGTAAAACACCGGCAGAGGTTTATGCACAGTCTTGTAAAAAATGCCATGGTGAGCATGCAGAAGGGAATCCTAAGAAAAAAGGACCGGCATTGAATGACAGACAGGCAGGAGAACTTGAACTTGATCTGTATGATGTGAAAAACGGTGGTACAAACCAGTCCTCCGGAACGGAGCATGATATTATGGAGCACAATATGCAAAAGCTCATGGAAAAAGGGTATGACTATGACCCTAAAGCTATGGCAGAGTATATTGAGAAGAGTTTCTATAAGAGAGAAGTTTCAGAAGCACATTAA
- the dnaA gene encoding chromosomal replication initiator protein DnaA, translating to MNIGQKVLFELKKEISETEYERYIKKLVYDTKRSRSNIAYFNAPNMLVAKWVKTKYADKLAHLFELQNELKPEIEITVGKQKSKQSSSVIPKQSSEKSHSKSTYLNPSLTFESFIVGESNQFAYTTAKAVAEKPGRLYNPLFIYGGVGLGKTHLLQAIGNYHVALGNTVIYTTLEQFMNSFTSHLRSQTMDRFRDKFRDCDLLLIDDIQFLSRKEQTQEEFFHTFNELHNANKQIVMTADRPPNKIAGLVDRLRTRFEWGMMADIQPPGLETKIAIIQKKCELDGIRLSNEVVNFIATNMGDNIREIEGTIIRINALASMLNQEINLDFAQNAIKDQLKEKKESVTIDDIVKIVSRELNIKPSDIKSKKRTSSVVNARRTAIYLARNLTPNSMPQIALYFGMKDHSAISHAMKKIDEIIENDENFKVLLEELSNKIHTDTQQSE from the coding sequence ATGAACATCGGACAGAAAGTACTCTTTGAACTCAAAAAAGAGATCTCTGAAACAGAGTATGAACGTTATATCAAAAAACTGGTATATGATACCAAGCGTTCACGCAGCAACATCGCCTACTTCAATGCTCCGAATATGCTCGTTGCAAAATGGGTTAAAACAAAATATGCTGATAAACTTGCCCATCTTTTTGAACTTCAAAATGAGCTTAAGCCTGAGATCGAGATCACAGTTGGCAAACAGAAAAGTAAACAGAGCAGCAGTGTCATACCCAAACAGAGCAGTGAAAAAAGCCATTCAAAAAGTACTTATCTCAATCCTTCACTCACATTTGAGAGCTTCATCGTGGGAGAGTCCAACCAATTCGCCTATACTACAGCCAAAGCCGTTGCAGAAAAGCCCGGAAGGCTTTATAATCCGCTCTTTATCTATGGAGGTGTAGGATTGGGGAAAACCCACCTGCTCCAGGCAATCGGGAACTACCATGTAGCTCTTGGAAATACCGTCATATATACCACACTCGAGCAGTTTATGAACTCCTTTACTTCCCATCTTCGTTCACAGACAATGGACCGTTTCAGAGACAAATTCAGAGATTGTGATCTCCTTTTGATCGATGATATACAGTTCCTTTCCAGAAAAGAGCAGACGCAGGAGGAGTTCTTTCATACCTTCAACGAACTTCACAATGCCAACAAACAGATCGTCATGACAGCAGACAGACCTCCAAACAAAATTGCAGGACTGGTTGACAGACTGCGTACCCGTTTTGAATGGGGAATGATGGCGGACATTCAACCACCGGGACTTGAAACCAAAATAGCCATTATCCAGAAAAAGTGTGAACTCGACGGTATCAGACTCTCCAATGAAGTTGTCAATTTCATTGCCACCAATATGGGTGACAATATCCGTGAAATCGAAGGTACCATCATACGTATCAATGCCCTTGCTTCTATGCTGAACCAGGAGATCAATCTTGATTTTGCACAAAATGCCATCAAAGACCAGCTTAAAGAGAAAAAAGAGAGTGTGACCATAGATGATATTGTCAAGATCGTCTCACGTGAACTCAATATCAAGCCCTCTGATATCAAATCGAAAAAACGCACCAGCAGTGTTGTCAATGCCAGACGTACGGCCATCTATCTTGCACGTAACCTTACACCCAATTCTATGCCGCAGATCGCTCTCTATTTCGGTATGAAAGACCACAGTGCGATTTCACATGCAATGAAAAAAATCGATGAAATCATCGAAAACGACGAGAACTTCAAAGTACTTTTGGAAGAACTCTCCAATAAAATCCATACCGATACCCAGCAAAGTGAATAA
- a CDS encoding NAD(P)/FAD-dependent oxidoreductase, with product MDNKILKEGMEIIDAHMKSEGISRRDAIKLFGTGGAAMLLASGATTQASASSSAAKAKIVIIGGGLAGMSTAARLTNSLDNPDITVIEPGDIATSYQPGQTLVGAGIWDVSEVVYKTDDFVPDGVTIIKEKAVEFDPKNNMVKTSGGKTVKYDYMVIAAGLKLDYARIEGLGIEGTITSTGDHSPVSKVIGKNGIASIYFQKGSADTWTQMQKFIAEAKSGKKVKGIFTHPNTPIKCGGAPKKIMYLTDARLREAGARENAELTFYPNGSKMFGVKEYHDAIVNQFEARDMKWNYRHNLVAVDPVKKIATFNRHWKEKGEWDPDLEEYSIVPRSEKVEKEFDFIHITPPMIAPEEIADSPVGSGKGWVPVHKETLQHVKYPNVFALGDIAAVPMGKTGGSARKQYKVVVDNIISMMEGKEPTAKYGGYTVCPLITSIGTVMLAEFDWSKKPTPSFPLDPTQERYIWWLLKVYALKPMTQYGMLSGRA from the coding sequence TTGGATAATAAAATATTAAAAGAGGGTATGGAGATTATTGATGCCCATATGAAGAGTGAGGGTATTTCACGAAGGGATGCTATCAAGCTATTTGGAACAGGTGGTGCAGCGATGCTTCTCGCAAGCGGTGCAACAACACAGGCAAGTGCCAGCAGCAGTGCGGCTAAAGCAAAAATAGTCATTATTGGCGGTGGATTGGCAGGTATGTCAACAGCAGCAAGATTGACAAATTCTTTGGATAATCCGGATATTACGGTAATCGAACCGGGAGATATTGCAACATCCTATCAGCCGGGACAGACACTGGTAGGTGCCGGTATCTGGGATGTATCGGAAGTGGTATATAAAACAGATGATTTTGTTCCTGACGGTGTGACGATTATCAAGGAAAAAGCAGTTGAGTTCGATCCGAAAAATAATATGGTAAAGACAAGCGGCGGGAAAACAGTAAAATATGATTATATGGTTATTGCTGCCGGTCTCAAACTTGATTATGCACGTATCGAAGGCCTTGGTATTGAGGGTACGATCACTTCGACCGGTGACCATTCACCTGTAAGCAAAGTTATCGGAAAGAACGGAATTGCTTCTATCTATTTCCAGAAAGGTTCGGCAGATACCTGGACTCAGATGCAGAAATTTATTGCAGAAGCAAAAAGCGGTAAAAAAGTAAAAGGTATCTTCACTCATCCCAATACACCGATAAAATGTGGCGGTGCTCCTAAAAAGATTATGTACTTGACAGATGCAAGACTGAGAGAAGCAGGTGCAAGAGAGAATGCTGAACTGACTTTCTATCCTAACGGCAGTAAAATGTTCGGTGTAAAAGAGTACCATGATGCGATTGTCAATCAGTTTGAAGCAAGAGATATGAAATGGAACTACAGACACAATCTTGTTGCTGTAGATCCGGTGAAGAAGATTGCTACATTTAACAGACACTGGAAAGAGAAAGGTGAATGGGATCCGGATCTTGAAGAGTATTCGATCGTTCCAAGAAGTGAAAAAGTAGAAAAAGAGTTTGATTTTATTCATATCACACCACCGATGATAGCACCTGAAGAGATCGCTGATTCACCTGTAGGTTCAGGTAAAGGCTGGGTTCCTGTACATAAAGAGACACTTCAGCATGTAAAATATCCTAATGTATTTGCACTGGGTGATATTGCAGCAGTTCCAATGGGTAAAACAGGAGGATCAGCAAGAAAACAGTATAAAGTAGTTGTTGACAATATTATCTCTATGATGGAAGGGAAAGAACCAACAGCCAAGTATGGAGGATATACGGTTTGTCCGTTGATCACAAGTATCGGTACAGTTATGCTTGCAGAGTTTGACTGGTCTAAAAAACCGACACCTTCATTCCCTCTTGATCCAACACAGGAAAGATATATCTGGTGGCTGCTTAAAGTCTATGCACTCAAGCCTATGACACAGTACGGTATGCTTTCAGGTAGAGCTTAA
- the recJ gene encoding single-stranded-DNA-specific exonuclease RecJ, producing the protein MPETLTPDALERLLRSRFKEGFLSLKDLPHPHTFKDMQKATDRITDAIGKKEKIVIIGDYDVDGVTSTTLMKLFFEEVDYSVEWIIPNRFRDGYGLSPTMIPRIEGFDLVITVDNGISAVEAGKMCKEKGIDLIITDHHLLPPEIPEAYAIINQKQPDCAFPYEEICGAQITWYLIASLKNALDVKINMMVYMELVAIAIIADMMPLKHINRAMVISGLKALSKSQRPSIRAYREYVQKEWLSAEDIGFFLAPLLNSAGRMEDASFAVEFLLSSNIYDARVRLQRLIDLNDSRKETEETITKEALCSVNESESVVVVSGEKWHEGVVGIVAARIARECKKPCIVLSDNGEGMLKGSGRSFGNCDLFAVVSRTRPLLEKFGGHFAAVGLSLSQTQFTLFREQLQHHFKEGDFTTDMIDPEIVGELLFRDISFTLTRLIKQFEPYGQGNPVPKFISKNVRIRQASPMGKKGNHLRFLLEQDGIMHHAVQFKTEERYEVDTMVDVVYTVNENHFRGNTTLQLLVDEINIFEQ; encoded by the coding sequence ATGCCTGAAACATTAACGCCGGATGCGTTAGAAAGACTTCTAAGATCACGCTTTAAAGAGGGGTTCCTCTCTTTAAAAGATCTTCCCCATCCCCATACTTTCAAAGATATGCAAAAAGCGACGGATCGCATTACAGATGCGATCGGGAAAAAAGAGAAGATTGTGATCATCGGGGATTACGATGTTGATGGGGTTACTTCGACTACCTTGATGAAGCTCTTCTTTGAGGAGGTTGATTATTCTGTAGAATGGATCATTCCCAATCGCTTCAGGGATGGATACGGACTCTCACCAACAATGATTCCCCGTATTGAAGGATTTGATCTTGTCATTACAGTAGATAATGGTATCTCTGCAGTTGAAGCAGGAAAGATGTGCAAAGAAAAGGGAATCGATCTGATCATTACCGATCACCATCTGCTTCCCCCTGAAATTCCTGAAGCTTATGCTATTATCAATCAGAAACAGCCAGACTGTGCTTTTCCCTATGAAGAGATATGCGGAGCACAGATCACATGGTATCTTATTGCTTCATTGAAGAATGCTCTGGATGTGAAGATCAATATGATGGTCTATATGGAACTGGTCGCTATTGCGATCATTGCAGATATGATGCCTTTGAAACACATCAACCGTGCAATGGTCATTTCAGGGCTTAAAGCACTTTCCAAAAGTCAAAGGCCATCTATCAGAGCTTATAGAGAATATGTACAAAAAGAGTGGTTAAGTGCCGAAGATATCGGTTTTTTTCTCGCACCACTGCTGAATAGTGCAGGAAGAATGGAGGATGCCTCTTTTGCCGTAGAGTTTCTTCTATCGAGCAATATTTATGATGCGAGAGTACGTCTGCAGCGGCTGATCGATCTCAATGACTCCAGAAAAGAGACTGAAGAGACCATTACCAAAGAGGCACTATGCAGTGTGAATGAAAGTGAATCAGTAGTGGTAGTATCGGGAGAGAAATGGCATGAAGGCGTCGTGGGTATCGTAGCGGCACGTATAGCACGTGAATGTAAAAAACCCTGCATTGTACTGAGTGACAACGGTGAAGGTATGCTCAAAGGAAGTGGACGAAGTTTTGGAAATTGTGACCTTTTTGCAGTGGTAAGCAGGACACGACCTCTGCTTGAAAAGTTCGGCGGCCACTTTGCTGCTGTCGGACTAAGTCTTTCGCAAACGCAGTTTACACTATTCAGGGAGCAGTTGCAACACCATTTTAAAGAGGGTGATTTCACGACTGATATGATTGATCCTGAGATTGTCGGAGAACTTCTCTTTCGTGATATTTCATTTACTTTGACCCGGCTCATAAAGCAGTTCGAACCTTACGGTCAGGGAAACCCTGTACCTAAATTCATAAGTAAAAACGTACGTATACGACAGGCTTCTCCTATGGGAAAAAAGGGAAACCATCTTCGTTTTTTACTTGAGCAGGATGGTATTATGCATCATGCAGTACAGTTTAAAACAGAAGAGAGGTATGAAGTGGATACAATGGTAGATGTTGTATATACAGTCAATGAAAACCATTTCAGAGGCAATACAACACTGCAGCTGTTGGTAGATGAGATCAATATTTTTGAACAATAA
- a CDS encoding Mrp/NBP35 family ATP-binding protein encodes MINKEHIQKKLAQVIYPGFTKSIVDFGFTKEVSVSEERVSILLDIPSSAPEIEAQLREEITKRVSFLGDFQIDITITKPKMPRETSSHGKNVLPNIQNFVMVSSGKGGVGKSTTTVNLAIALAQQGKRVGLLDADIYGPNIPRMMGIEGEQPIFLGKTIKPILAHDLKVMSIGSLVEQGASLIWKGAMVTQAIEQMLEDISWGNLDVLLFDMPPGTGDAQLALAQNLPVTSGICVTTPQKVALDDTIRSMDMFTQLHIPIAGIVENMSGFICPDSGKEYDIFGKGTTQPLADAYQTEVLGEIPIEPAIREGGDSGLPITVLAPNCETSKRYQAMARKLWKKLLEVNESGGVNNEAIQPTVF; translated from the coding sequence ATGATAAACAAAGAGCATATTCAAAAGAAGCTGGCACAAGTCATTTACCCCGGATTTACGAAAAGTATCGTCGATTTTGGTTTTACCAAAGAGGTTTCGGTTTCGGAAGAACGCGTATCTATCCTGCTCGATATTCCTTCTTCTGCACCGGAGATTGAAGCACAACTCCGTGAAGAGATCACTAAAAGAGTCTCTTTTCTGGGAGATTTCCAGATAGATATTACCATCACGAAACCGAAAATGCCCAGAGAGACGAGTTCACACGGTAAAAATGTTCTCCCCAATATTCAAAACTTCGTTATGGTAAGCTCTGGAAAAGGCGGGGTTGGAAAATCAACCACTACTGTCAATCTTGCTATTGCACTGGCACAGCAGGGAAAACGCGTAGGGCTGCTTGATGCAGATATTTACGGTCCGAACATTCCAAGAATGATGGGCATTGAAGGAGAACAGCCGATTTTTCTTGGAAAAACCATTAAACCTATTTTGGCACATGACCTAAAAGTAATGTCCATCGGTTCTTTAGTCGAACAGGGGGCTTCTCTCATCTGGAAAGGGGCTATGGTCACACAGGCGATCGAGCAAATGCTTGAAGATATTTCATGGGGAAATCTGGATGTACTTCTTTTTGATATGCCTCCCGGTACAGGCGATGCCCAACTTGCTCTTGCACAAAACCTGCCGGTCACTTCCGGTATATGTGTCACTACCCCTCAGAAAGTAGCACTGGATGATACTATCCGAAGTATGGATATGTTCACACAGTTGCATATACCTATTGCCGGTATTGTAGAGAATATGAGCGGTTTCATCTGTCCAGACAGTGGAAAAGAGTATGATATCTTCGGCAAAGGAACAACCCAACCCCTTGCAGATGCATATCAAACAGAAGTTTTGGGAGAGATACCGATAGAGCCTGCCATTAGAGAAGGTGGAGACAGCGGTCTGCCTATCACTGTATTGGCTCCAAACTGTGAAACATCAAAACGTTATCAGGCAATGGCCCGTAAACTCTGGAAAAAACTGCTTGAAGTCAATGAATCAGGTGGTGTCAATAATGAAGCGATACAGCCTACCGTTTTTTAG
- a CDS encoding cytochrome b/b6 domain-containing protein encodes MNKKPGYVFVWPIGTRIIHWMMALSFTAAFITSFHKNQLHSHVAFGFIFLIILVYRIIWGIVGPRYATFKTFKLRLSELKGYFVEKVRNRWRKIPAGHNPASSWFTVWALIVGTVIVISGLLLYGVEEAKGCFRFLNEDYYQYMDTLTMLHKYASYLFATWVIIHITGVLIEQFWHRTGMAFAMITGYKKTEGEDTKVKRSLSIFAYLMILLAIVTYFFIVSSNYNYLTLQKYTNVDYEEEHPDYYHECGECHVAYPPYLLPRRSWERIMGALDNHFGEEITEANITKLQQASILEYLIQHAAETSKREAAVKTMKSLGERRPKAITKTPYWRETHKHIPKYVYRQKKIKDKSNCAACHRDFKYGNLEDMNILYDF; translated from the coding sequence ATGAATAAAAAGCCGGGGTATGTATTTGTTTGGCCTATCGGTACCAGAATCATCCATTGGATGATGGCTCTCTCTTTTACGGCAGCATTTATTACCTCTTTTCATAAAAATCAGTTACATAGTCATGTGGCATTTGGTTTTATTTTCCTTATTATCCTTGTTTACAGGATCATTTGGGGTATTGTCGGTCCCCGATACGCAACTTTCAAGACCTTTAAACTGAGACTGTCAGAGTTAAAAGGTTATTTTGTAGAAAAAGTACGGAACAGATGGAGAAAGATACCTGCTGGACATAATCCTGCATCAAGCTGGTTTACAGTGTGGGCACTAATAGTAGGAACAGTTATTGTAATCTCCGGTCTGCTGCTCTATGGTGTAGAGGAAGCAAAAGGGTGTTTTCGGTTTTTAAATGAAGATTATTACCAGTATATGGATACTCTTACCATGTTGCACAAGTATGCTTCCTACCTTTTTGCTACATGGGTCATCATTCATATTACAGGTGTTTTGATAGAACAGTTCTGGCACCGTACCGGCATGGCTTTTGCAATGATAACCGGATATAAAAAAACAGAAGGGGAAGATACAAAAGTAAAAAGAAGTCTCTCTATTTTTGCCTATTTGATGATTTTGCTGGCGATAGTCACCTATTTTTTTATTGTCAGCAGCAATTATAATTACCTGACGTTACAAAAATACACCAATGTTGATTATGAAGAGGAACATCCTGACTACTATCATGAATGTGGGGAGTGTCATGTTGCATATCCCCCTTATCTTCTTCCACGAAGATCGTGGGAACGTATTATGGGAGCACTCGACAACCACTTTGGAGAAGAGATAACTGAAGCCAATATTACAAAACTGCAACAAGCTTCGATACTTGAATATCTGATACAACATGCGGCAGAGACAAGTAAGCGGGAAGCAGCGGTTAAAACTATGAAGTCCCTCGGGGAAAGACGACCCAAGGCGATTACCAAAACACCTTATTGGAGAGAAACGCATAAGCATATTCCAAAATATGTGTATAGACAGAAAAAGATAAAAGACAAGTCAAACTGTGCTGCATGTCATAGAGACTTTAAATACGGGAATCTGGAAGATATGAATATTTTGTACGATTTCTGA
- the dnaN gene encoding DNA polymerase III subunit beta, giving the protein MKIKAQKQIIESILINLQPFLEKKDASQITSHILFQSQGEKCIVKATDSEIGLSITTDQIFIESEGTFTANGKKLLDIIRILKDDEIVLELLDDTLVIKQKHSKFKLPTFDPNSYPSFPTVDEKPRITLDSLSLIQNLKKISPAIDTNNPKFELNGALINIKNDSTDLVGTDTRRLAIATIESSNSETLSLIVPKKAILEIQKLFLDQIDIFFDETNLIIANDNNFFYTRLINGKFPDYQRIVPSSIKHSVKLPKKEMIDAIKMITTISQEIKMTLLSDVIIFNSLSADNVEAKTEIELSTGLNEKFEISFNSRYILDFLSQVDKNEFLMEFNEPSLPFIVKDENFITIIMPIVA; this is encoded by the coding sequence ATGAAGATTAAAGCACAAAAGCAGATTATTGAATCTATTCTCATTAATCTACAGCCTTTTTTAGAAAAGAAAGATGCCAGTCAGATCACCTCACATATTCTTTTTCAGTCACAGGGAGAAAAGTGCATTGTTAAAGCAACAGACAGTGAGATTGGTCTGAGTATCACAACAGATCAGATTTTTATTGAATCAGAGGGTACTTTTACAGCCAACGGTAAAAAACTGCTGGATATCATTCGTATTCTCAAAGATGATGAAATTGTACTTGAACTTCTTGATGATACTTTAGTAATCAAACAAAAGCACTCTAAATTCAAATTACCGACGTTTGATCCCAACAGCTATCCTTCATTTCCAACTGTTGATGAAAAACCCCGTATCACACTTGACTCTCTCAGTCTAATCCAAAATCTAAAAAAGATCTCTCCGGCTATTGATACCAACAATCCCAAATTTGAACTTAACGGTGCTTTGATCAATATTAAAAATGATTCAACAGATCTTGTAGGTACAGATACAAGAAGATTGGCTATCGCCACTATTGAAAGTTCAAACAGTGAAACCCTCTCTTTAATTGTTCCTAAAAAAGCGATTCTTGAGATACAAAAGCTTTTCCTTGACCAAATTGATATCTTTTTTGACGAAACCAATTTGATCATTGCCAATGACAACAATTTTTTCTATACCCGTTTAATTAACGGAAAATTCCCTGACTACCAGAGAATTGTTCCTTCCAGTATCAAACACAGTGTCAAACTTCCTAAAAAAGAGATGATTGATGCCATTAAAATGATCACTACTATTTCCCAGGAAATAAAAATGACCCTGCTTTCAGATGTAATTATTTTCAATTCACTGAGTGCAGATAATGTTGAAGCAAAAACAGAAATAGAACTCTCTACGGGACTCAATGAAAAATTTGAGATCTCTTTCAACAGCAGATATATTCTTGATTTTCTCTCTCAGGTTGACAAGAACGAATTTTTGATGGAGTTTAATGAACCAAGTCTTCCGTTCATTGTCAAAGATGAGAATTTCATTACAATTATTATGCCGATCGTTGCATAA
- a CDS encoding CTP synthase yields the protein MSEIMTKYIFVTGGVLSSLGKGITAASIGTLLKHTGLRIGVLKLDPYINVDPGTMSPLEHGEVFVTKDGAETDLDLGHYERFLDTSLTHNNNFTTGQVYKTVIENERKGQYLGKTIQVVPHIVNEIKERIIRAGIGKDILIVELGGTTGDIEGLPFLETIRQMKHELGKTNVMNIHVTLLPYIKAAGELKTKPTQHSVQELRRIGIAPHMLVLRAEVPVDSEVKRKIAYSCDVDEDSVIVAEDAKTIYEVPLNFLKQDILTPICKQLELENCKPQMDEWTSLVHKIIMPENEMKIAFVGKYLDLKESYKSLTEALIHAGANLDTKVNIKWVDSEKIEEESVDKFLQNVDGILVAGGFGERGVEGKIEAIRYARENKVPFLGICLGMQLSMIEFARNVLGLEDANSVEFDKKTTNPIIYLIDEFIDASGSKQVRTTTSPMGGTLRLGEYECETKENSRLREAYDSSVIYERHRHRYEANPKYREALEANGMEITGESHGLIEAVEVKNHPWFLGVQFHPEFTSRLQNPNPAILAFVKAAMNSEVDA from the coding sequence ATGAGTGAAATAATGACAAAATATATTTTTGTTACCGGAGGTGTACTCAGCTCTCTTGGAAAAGGGATTACAGCTGCAAGTATCGGAACTTTGTTAAAACATACAGGACTTAGAATAGGTGTACTAAAACTCGATCCGTATATCAACGTTGATCCCGGAACAATGTCACCGCTTGAACATGGAGAAGTATTCGTTACCAAAGATGGTGCAGAAACGGATCTTGACCTGGGACACTATGAGCGCTTTTTGGATACTTCTTTGACACATAACAACAACTTTACTACAGGACAGGTTTACAAAACTGTTATTGAAAATGAACGTAAAGGACAGTATCTGGGGAAAACGATTCAAGTGGTCCCGCATATTGTAAATGAGATCAAAGAACGTATTATCCGTGCAGGTATAGGAAAAGATATTCTTATTGTGGAACTTGGTGGGACTACAGGAGATATTGAAGGACTTCCGTTTCTTGAAACAATCCGCCAGATGAAGCATGAACTGGGTAAGACCAATGTTATGAATATCCATGTAACACTGCTTCCGTACATTAAAGCTGCCGGAGAGCTCAAAACCAAACCGACGCAACACTCCGTACAGGAGCTTAGACGTATCGGTATCGCACCGCATATGCTGGTTCTTCGTGCAGAAGTACCTGTCGATTCTGAAGTTAAAAGAAAGATCGCCTACAGTTGTGATGTGGATGAAGATTCTGTTATCGTAGCAGAAGATGCAAAAACAATTTATGAAGTGCCGTTAAATTTTCTGAAGCAGGATATTCTTACACCGATATGCAAACAGTTGGAACTTGAAAACTGTAAACCGCAAATGGATGAATGGACCTCCTTGGTACACAAGATCATTATGCCTGAGAATGAAATGAAGATAGCATTTGTCGGTAAATATCTTGACCTTAAAGAATCATACAAATCTCTAACCGAAGCGTTGATACATGCCGGGGCAAATTTGGACACCAAAGTAAACATTAAATGGGTTGACAGTGAAAAAATCGAAGAAGAAAGTGTAGATAAGTTTTTACAGAATGTAGACGGTATCCTTGTAGCCGGAGGATTTGGTGAACGCGGAGTTGAGGGTAAGATCGAAGCGATCCGATATGCCAGAGAGAACAAAGTACCTTTCCTTGGTATCTGCCTAGGGATGCAGCTGAGCATGATAGAATTTGCCAGAAATGTTCTGGGACTCGAAGATGCAAACTCTGTTGAATTCGATAAAAAAACTACTAATCCGATCATTTATCTGATCGATGAATTTATTGATGCAAGCGGTTCAAAACAGGTACGTACCACAACGTCACCAATGGGTGGTACCCTCAGACTCGGTGAATATGAATGCGAGACCAAAGAGAACAGCAGACTCAGAGAAGCCTATGACAGTTCTGTGATCTATGAAAGACACAGGCACCGTTATGAGGCAAACCCTAAATACCGTGAAGCATTGGAAGCAAACGGTATGGAGATCACAGGTGAGTCACACGGACTGATCGAAGCAGTTGAGGTAAAAAACCATCCATGGTTCCTTGGTGTACAGTTCCATCCGGAATTTACTTCACGCCTGCAAAATCCAAATCCTGCTATTTTGGCATTTGTCAAAGCAGCAATGAATTCTGAAGTAGATGCCTGA